The genomic interval GGGAGCACTTGGTGAGGAGCGCGACTATTGCGGAGTGGCTGGAGCCCCAGATGGGGAACTGAGCTTTTGGGCAGTCGAGGGTGACTATGATGAGCAGGCTCTTCATATCGCTCAAGTAGTCTTACCCTCACTGATTGGCCGAGGCTTCCAGCCCGACCAAATTGCGATTCTGTATCGCGCGGCCTGGCTCGGCGACAAGGTTGCGAACGCATTTAAGGGTACAGATACTGCCATTCTGCGCACTGATGGTAATGCGCTGGTGAGGCGAAACTCCCGCCTTGCCCGGTTTGTTGAGGCTTGTAGTCGGTGGGTGGCCGGAGGTTGGCGTGATGCCTCGCCTGCCTATCACCGGCTACTCGGCCAAGCCCTCGCGATTGTGTATGGCGGGCGAGTTAGTGTCGATGAAGAGCAGGCTATGACCTGCCAACTGATCAGCTTTCTGCGAAGCGGGATTGACCGAAACGAAACCACACATACCTGGCTGGTCCGCCTTTACCACGAGCTGATATTGCCGTGGCAGAAAATTGCCCGAAACACCCATCAAGAGTGGGAGGTATGCACTGAGCTCATTGCGCGGACCGATCCAGCCTCGGGTTTAGATATACCTCTTAATGTCTTCGCCGGTCGGATAGATGGCTCTGGTCGAGTGACCTTGAGCACTCTACATAGCGCCAAAGGTCGCGAGTTCGATGCAGTCATTTTGTTTGGTGTAAACGCTCAAGACTTCCCCAGCAGGCGCGATGCTCAGTCGATACGAGGCATGCGCGAGGCTCGGCGTCTATTCTATGTCGGTGTGACCCGACCGAGAAAAGAGCTCTGTCTGATTTATCAGAGAGACAACCACTCACCTTGGGTCGCAGAGCTCTATCAGCGCAGCCAGAGAGCTTGAGCGCTCGCGCCTCTTGGCTGCTTAGACTCGGTGAGCTTTGTCCCGGTTGCTAGGGCTGAGTACCTAATTGAGTACCTAAATTAATTTATGTACTGCAATAGATGGCGTATTAACTGATGTTGTCGTAGCGGATTCGACTCCTGTCTCCGCACCACATCTTATTGGCACGATGCAGGTTTCCCTGGTTTCGGCCCCTCCAAAAATGCCCGCCTTGTGCGGGCATTTTTGTTTCTTCCTCAATCTGCTTTTGGTCCATCAGGCTACCTTCGGCCCTGCATTTTGGCCGAATGAATGGTTAGCTGCTTTTCACTTCCGGTTGCACGGGTTTCAAGATAATGGGTGACTGGCATTTGGCTTTCGCTCAATGTTTTCGGGGTGTTTGTCGAAATTTTTTTAGATAGTGTTTTCACCGGTTAGAGATATCTCAGATGGCCTACCTGGTCACCATAGCCAGCAGACACTCCGCAGTACCCTGTGGGAGCGGGCGAAGCCCGTGCCATCCACTAGAAAGCTGACCCGGTTTGAGTGCATAAGAAAAACGGTGGAAGTGCAACTTAGCTAGCTAACGCGTGGTACCAAATTCTCAAACCCACGCCAACGATGGTGGTGGCTCCGCACCACATTCAGATTGGCCAGTGGCGATTTTTCGCTTATTGGCCCCACTAAGAAGCCCGCCTTGTGCGGTTTTTTTTGTGCCTGATTATTAGTCTGCTGATCTGCGTGTTTTGACTTAATGAGGCGCAGTTTTTCACTTAGGGTTGCACGGATTTCTAGATAGTGGTTATCTGTTAAGCGGGTTTTGACCAACGTTTACTGGGGTGAATTCCGAATTTTTCTAGATAATGTTTTTTCGTACAGAGATAATTTTCAGATGCCCCAGTTTTCTCACTACGACCTTCAGCTGCTGAATCCATCCTTCGACTCGCCGCTGGTTGACGTTCTGGCCGAGCTCGAGTTTCTGCGCAGGCTGCGGTTGGAGGGAGATACGCCACCCCAGGTGTTCTTTCAGCTCAAGGCGCTGTTCCATATGTTGGAAAGCTTGGGGGCTGCTCGAATTGAGGGCAACCACACCACGCTGGCCGACTACATAGACAGTAAGGTCGAAGGCAAAGCCGAGAGTATTGGGATGAGCCAGTCCGCAAAATCGGCAAATCCCTTTATCATCTAGATGTGTTTTACGCCATGACCTACGTCGTAATTTTCAATAATTTCGTACCCATTATCATAAAAAAGAATTCGCTCCAATAAATCCATTTCTTCAGAATTCTGAGTCAGATATTCACCGATTTGCTTAATCGCTGGAGGCATGTGTATCCAAGCTTTCCTTAACTGAATTGGTGGGTTAATCGGTCGCAATGAGTTGGGCTTGACTCGAAAACCCCACCAGTTTTCTTTCTGGAATCATGTCTATTATGAAGCCAAACTATCAAGTAGGGTGCGATGAGGGCAATTATTTCCAATGACTATTCCACGAGCAAACCCTCGAATGTAAGCCATTCCAAAGTAGTCGGCAAACATCACTGGAAAAGAGCTCAATACATATATATGTCCGCTGCCTCCGATGTGGCGTAGCTGCCCTTCAAAGATGCTTTGTGAAGCAATAGGTTTCTCTGGTAGTCCTGTTTGACCCGTGGATATAAAGTTGGCCTTTTCACAATGCCTTATGATAATTTCATCCCAGTATTGGCGTGACCATGACACAACTCTCCTGAATGTATGGGAAGCGTAATCAGACGAAAAGCCTTTAAACGCTTGGCCATATTGCAGGGGCACGGCCAAATTAGCGAAACAATCGTAGCTACAATCCTCATGTAGACAACGAGTGGCTTCGACCATAGGATAGCTAACGAACAGTTTTCCATTACCAGTCTCTTGGTCAAAGAACGCTAACATCTCTCTCAGCTTGTCATCGTTCGCGGTACTGGCATGAGGATCATAATCGAAAAACAAGTAAATCTGTGAGAACTGATCTCGTTTGAAGTTTTGCAGGAACTTATTTTGAGGGATCTCCTGCAAAAGCGGAAATAAGTCGATACTGCCAAGCCCGAAATCGTCCGTCATCTTTTCTAGGAGTTGGTAAATCTCGCCACAGAATGCAGTAGTTACTACCTTTCCCTGGGGTTCGGAAAAATAGTATTTAATGAATTTCCGTGTGAAATCTTTTTCTGTTCTCTCACCTTCGAAGACAAATAGAATATGCTCTGAACTAATCATTTTCTGCCATTCGCCAAACTAAAGCCGCCAGCCTTGTAGATTTTTTCAAGATTGTGGGCTTGCCTTATTTCCTTGTCAGTAGTATCTGCAAGAGAAACGATACGAGTTTCATCCATCACGAAATAACAATCAGCTCGCAAGATGTCATTGCTCATGATGGCAGTGTTGTGAGTGGTCAAAATAACTTGGATGCCAGATTTTTTAAGTAGCTCTACTACATTGATCGACAACTCATGATGATAGAATGCGTCAAATTCGTCTATGCACACCAAGCTGATTCGGTCAATTTCTTGAATTCGTATAAACCAGAAATAGAACAGGCCTAATGTGCGCGTGCCAGTAGATGCAATTTCGGCGAATGGGATGAGGCTTCCATCAAAGTCGAACGCAATGTTTTTTCCGTCATTATCGGAAATTTCGACAAGCTTACATTTTATGCCGTTCTTGTTCAGGAATTCTTCAAACTCTTCAGTCTTTCCTCTCTCAGCAATATCTTCGCATATACTTTTATCGGACTCGACCAATCCAGCATAAAAATTCCCCTCGATTGATCGAACCATTAACATTCCATGTACAAAATCGGTAAACTTTTTGAATATTGCCGAGTTGCCTGCATCTGGAAGGATTGTATTTGAATGTATGTAAGAGACAATCGAAACAGAGGTGCCAGCAAGATCAGTGATTTCGCCTATCTTTTGGTTCAGAGTCTCAGTGCCAGGCAAGTCAATCATTATTTCCACAGGACCACTTCGGTCTGCGATGATGCACGTCTTGCCATTGATTACTACAGTTTCTTTCAGGATTTTTGTCGCCGATTCTTTTTCGTAGCTATACGTTACTTCGTCGTCACCGAATTTGAATGTGTAGCTGAACCAGGACTTTCGCTCAGAGTTGGCTGCGTTTAAATAATTTTTTGAATACTGCCTGGTGTTTGTCTGTCTAGCGCCAAGATTATATACTATGTCAAATAAGGCATAACTTAGGTTGGTTTTTCCGCAACCATTTTTCCCATAAACTATACTGTTTCTAATTACCCCATTTTCAACTGCATCTACATTGAACTGGTAATCATTTTTT from Pseudomonas kermanshahensis carries:
- a CDS encoding AAA family ATPase, translating into MLKKFAVKGFKGFRDLFTFDLTQKNDYQFNVDAVENGVIRNSIVYGKNGCGKTNLSYALFDIVYNLGARQTNTRQYSKNYLNAANSERKSWFSYTFKFGDDEVTYSYEKESATKILKETVVINGKTCIIADRSGPVEIMIDLPGTETLNQKIGEITDLAGTSVSIVSYIHSNTILPDAGNSAIFKKFTDFVHGMLMVRSIEGNFYAGLVESDKSICEDIAERGKTEEFEEFLNKNGIKCKLVEISDNDGKNIAFDFDGSLIPFAEIASTGTRTLGLFYFWFIRIQEIDRISLVCIDEFDAFYHHELSINVVELLKKSGIQVILTTHNTAIMSNDILRADCYFVMDETRIVSLADTTDKEIRQAHNLEKIYKAGGFSLANGRK
- a CDS encoding ATP-dependent helicase → MEQALAELKPNSEQYDAANEREHCVVLAGPGSGKTKTLTTAMARALMDDVIDPRGVACITYNNECATELEERLAKFGVANSDRCFIGTVHSFALTQIITPYARCIPHLLPHGFRVATSTECRTAVEAAYKSLFGDIGDAHGRWRFAEEKRRRDVDRTLPAWHGQNPELASFIEAYEAELRRVGLIDFDDMPLIAFRMIKGHIWIRDALRARFPILFVDEYQDLGHALHELVLLLCFESGIRLFAVGDADQSIYGFNGANPGLLESLITRGDVKTIRLRFNYRSGAKIIRASLGALGEERDYCGVAGAPDGELSFWAVEGDYDEQALHIAQVVLPSLIGRGFQPDQIAILYRAAWLGDKVANAFKGTDTAILRTDGNALVRRNSRLARFVEACSRWVAGGWRDASPAYHRLLGQALAIVYGGRVSVDEEQAMTCQLISFLRSGIDRNETTHTWLVRLYHELILPWQKIARNTHQEWEVCTELIARTDPASGLDIPLNVFAGRIDGSGRVTLSTLHSAKGREFDAVILFGVNAQDFPSRRDAQSIRGMREARRLFYVGVTRPRKELCLIYQRDNHSPWVAELYQRSQRA